From Parasteatoda tepidariorum isolate YZ-2023 chromosome 1, CAS_Ptep_4.0, whole genome shotgun sequence, one genomic window encodes:
- the LOC107456508 gene encoding uncharacterized protein, whose translation MPFFWKHENKRTQISPERMKSAVLQVVVEGKSIRSAAKEHRIDRKTLGRYVQKFRNTKDEEIELKPNYSSAQIFTDAEEKLLEEYLTLAAEIHNGLTSKVARQFAYEHGIAHKKILPDNWYATKCASYDWLRGFLHRHRSFSLKNPHGAGFGMNEFCDDLKPRNKFIAEVFESGFANAETAKTIADIDKSSIYDNNCIGNADKPNASSVCDSDFVAKVVKSATPSVHNSKKVVTAHGRSSTELKTVHDPDCLLNTTGSSNFTPFCTCQYKSDCPVSITPINDVSDPEEIYILPTTDEPNDSVPEVDESSPEVNSSKSNQKRQWGESPGSSDHVIVNQVIENELDLKESKRTRRKRKL comes from the coding sequence aTGCCGTTTTTTTGGAAACACGAAAACAAGAGAACTCAGATTTCTCCTGAGCGAATGAAATCAGCGGTACTTCAAGTGGTCGTGGAAGGCAAAAGCATCAGATCAGCCGCAAAAGAACACAGAATCGATCGTAAAACACTCGGGAGGTACGTACAGAAATTTAGAAACACGAAAGACGAAGAAATAGAACTGAAACCAAATTATTCTTCCGCTCAAATATTCACAGACGCCGAAGAAAAACTATTAGAAGAATATTTAACTCTGGCCGCAGAGATACATAATGGATTGACATCCAAAGTCGCGAGACAGTTTGCTTATGAGCATGGAATAGCGCATAAAAAGATTCTGCCAGACAATTGGTACGCAACGAAATGCGCGAGTTACGATTGGCTCAGAGGTTTTCTGCACAGACATAGGTCATTCTCGTTAAAGAATCCACATGGTGCAGGATTTGGTATGAATGAATTTTGTGATGACCTTAAacctagaaataaatttattgcagaAGTTTTCGAATCTGGTTTTGCAAATGCTGAAACCGCAAAGACTATTGCAGATATAGATAAATCTAGCATTTACGATAACAACTGTATCGGAAATGCTGATAAACCCAACGCCTCTAGTGTTTGCGACTCCGATTTTGTTGCAAAAGTTGTCAAATCTGCCACCCCAAGTGTTCACAATTCCAAAAAGGTTGTCACCGCACATGGGAGAAGTTCCACCGAGTTGAAGACAGTTCACGATCCAGACTGTTTGCTGAATACAACAGGATCTTCAAACTTCACCCCTTTTTGTACTTGCCAATATAAGAGCGACTGTCCTGTATCTATCACTCCTATAAATGATGTTTCGGATCCGGAAGAGATCTATATCTTACCGACCACCGATGAACCAAATGACTCTGTCCCGGAAGTAGACGAATCTTCACCGGAAGTTAACTCTTCGAAAAGTAATCAAAAAAGACAGTGGGGGGAATCACCGGGATCTTCAGACCACGTGATAGTAAATCAAGTGATAGAAAACGAACTAGATCTGAAAGAATCCAAAAGAACAAGAAGAAAGCGCAAGCTATAG